The Streptomyces camelliae genome window below encodes:
- a CDS encoding VOC family protein — MALRPVMVNIKALDPSAVGRFWAEALGWSAYSPGVTTYVGPAGGLVWPDPVFVGIDVVPVPEPRTSAKNRIHLDLATTSAAHQAELVARLKSLGATPADVGQGEVPWTVLADPEGNEFCVLEPREIYRDTGPIAAVVIDCTDPRAMARFWDEAMDWTLHEVSDDQAVLRSAKGAGPYLEFLRTPDVKTVPDRVHLDLLPYPGDDKAAEVARLRALGATDLGVGQGDVPWTCLADPEGHEFCVLAPS; from the coding sequence ATGGCACTGCGACCTGTCATGGTGAACATAAAGGCTCTTGATCCCTCGGCAGTCGGCAGGTTCTGGGCGGAGGCGCTCGGCTGGAGTGCTTACAGCCCTGGCGTGACCACCTACGTCGGACCCGCCGGCGGCCTCGTCTGGCCGGACCCGGTCTTCGTCGGCATCGACGTCGTCCCCGTCCCGGAACCCAGGACATCGGCAAAGAACCGTATACACCTCGATCTCGCCACCACCTCCGCGGCCCATCAGGCGGAACTGGTCGCGCGCCTGAAGTCTCTCGGTGCGACGCCCGCCGACGTGGGCCAGGGAGAGGTGCCGTGGACGGTCCTCGCCGACCCCGAGGGCAACGAGTTCTGCGTGCTGGAACCTCGCGAGATCTACCGGGACACCGGGCCGATCGCCGCGGTGGTGATCGACTGCACGGATCCGCGGGCCATGGCCCGGTTCTGGGACGAGGCGATGGACTGGACCCTGCACGAGGTGAGCGACGATCAGGCGGTGTTGCGCTCCGCCAAGGGTGCCGGCCCGTATCTCGAATTCCTCCGCACGCCCGACGTGAAGACCGTGCCGGACCGCGTCCATCTCGACCTGCTGCCGTACCCCGGTGACGACAAAGCAGCGGAGGTGGCCCGGCTGCGGGCCCTCGGCGCCACTGACCTCGGCGTCGGCCAGGGCGACGTCCCGTGGACGTGCCTGGCCGACCCAGAGGGCCACGAGTTCTGCGTCCTCGCCCCGTCCTGA
- a CDS encoding FAD-dependent monooxygenase, which translates to MTLKSSDKSSDCSSSGLELEIMLDVGVIGGGPGGLFLARLLLMRGIAARVHVRERNPVGATFGFGIVFSDRTMSALHAADPETHDRIVAASRSWRDMEVRVGGRELRYGGYGFTAIARRVLLDILQEQALASGAQLDFRTEANAAELCAEHQLVVAADGVGSATRDARKEVFGTKVEQGSAKFIWYGTTAPMQRVTFPFVKTAFGVFAAHTYPFADGLSTFIVETDEQAWRAAGMDVSTERANSPEQSDEYSQQLMEEVFADHLKGHPLLVNNSRWANFRVVHNRVWWHDNLVLLGDAAHTAHFSVGSGTKLAMEDAIGLADALGEWGGPGGPRTVTAADLAPAFKSYEEARRPEVARTQGWAAPSMRWWETFAQRVDRDPERFGFHFLTRTPAISLAGLRRRHPERIAAAESAFVAEATSPGVAAAGSDTSASKGRTPHALAFPLQLGETILRNRMLSVVPPSLSQSDTCVAQALAGHSLVLADWSGAARQHPTRSGTGVGPASGESRQWRRAVREAGLAGALLGAVVDCEEVRAQPQYRLLEMPLLALLLDEPTPDTFARACAALPTREAGRQLLIGLRCPDGRPARQQADQLSACASAAAAAGAVGIHLRLPERDTSTQSATSAGEDHWTVVLELADRLRTESGLPLIIDAVGGWALDAPGHAADNWPARLHTALVAGRVDAVASWPLALSPC; encoded by the coding sequence GTGACACTCAAATCCAGCGACAAATCGAGTGACTGTTCGTCCAGTGGCCTGGAGTTGGAAATAATGCTTGATGTCGGCGTGATCGGCGGAGGGCCCGGTGGACTTTTCCTGGCCCGGCTCCTGCTGATGCGGGGAATAGCGGCGCGGGTCCATGTACGTGAGCGCAACCCTGTGGGGGCGACGTTCGGATTCGGGATCGTCTTCTCCGATCGGACAATGTCGGCCTTGCACGCGGCGGACCCTGAGACGCACGATCGAATCGTTGCGGCCAGCCGTTCCTGGCGCGACATGGAGGTTCGCGTCGGCGGGCGGGAGCTCCGGTACGGCGGGTACGGCTTCACGGCCATCGCGCGGCGTGTTCTGCTGGACATCTTGCAGGAGCAGGCCCTGGCCAGCGGCGCACAGCTCGACTTCCGCACTGAGGCGAACGCGGCGGAACTCTGTGCCGAACACCAGCTCGTCGTGGCCGCCGACGGGGTTGGTTCGGCCACGAGGGACGCCCGCAAGGAAGTGTTCGGGACAAAGGTGGAGCAGGGCTCTGCCAAGTTCATCTGGTACGGCACCACAGCCCCGATGCAGCGAGTGACATTCCCGTTCGTGAAGACCGCATTCGGAGTCTTCGCGGCCCATACCTACCCCTTCGCCGACGGCCTCAGCACCTTCATCGTGGAAACCGACGAGCAGGCCTGGCGTGCCGCTGGAATGGATGTCTCCACGGAGCGGGCGAATTCCCCGGAACAGAGCGACGAGTATTCTCAGCAATTGATGGAGGAGGTCTTCGCCGACCATCTCAAGGGACACCCGCTGCTTGTGAACAACAGCCGCTGGGCCAATTTTCGAGTGGTCCATAATCGGGTCTGGTGGCACGACAACCTGGTGCTCCTCGGCGATGCCGCGCACACCGCTCACTTCTCCGTCGGCTCGGGAACGAAGCTCGCGATGGAGGACGCGATCGGTCTGGCCGATGCCCTGGGAGAGTGGGGCGGCCCGGGCGGCCCGCGAACCGTCACGGCCGCCGATCTGGCCCCGGCCTTCAAGTCGTACGAGGAGGCCCGTCGACCGGAGGTGGCCCGCACCCAGGGCTGGGCGGCTCCCAGCATGCGCTGGTGGGAGACCTTCGCGCAGCGGGTCGACCGGGACCCGGAGAGGTTCGGATTCCACTTCCTGACTCGTACACCGGCGATCAGCTTGGCAGGACTACGACGCCGGCACCCCGAGCGGATCGCCGCAGCGGAGTCGGCCTTCGTCGCCGAGGCCACGTCACCCGGCGTCGCAGCGGCCGGGTCTGACACGTCGGCGTCCAAGGGCCGCACACCACACGCGCTGGCATTCCCCCTGCAGCTTGGTGAAACGATTCTCCGCAATCGGATGCTCAGCGTGGTTCCTCCGTCGCTCAGCCAGTCGGACACCTGCGTGGCTCAGGCGCTGGCAGGGCACAGCCTCGTTCTCGCCGACTGGAGCGGCGCCGCCCGACAGCACCCCACCCGGAGCGGTACGGGGGTCGGGCCGGCCTCCGGGGAGAGCAGGCAATGGCGCAGGGCCGTCCGCGAGGCCGGGCTCGCCGGTGCGCTGCTCGGCGCGGTCGTGGACTGCGAAGAGGTCCGGGCACAGCCACAGTACCGGCTCCTGGAAATGCCGCTACTGGCCCTGCTCCTCGACGAACCGACGCCGGACACCTTCGCCCGCGCCTGCGCCGCGCTGCCCACGCGGGAAGCCGGCCGACAGCTGCTCATCGGCCTCCGGTGCCCCGACGGCCGTCCGGCCCGACAGCAGGCCGACCAGTTGTCCGCCTGCGCGTCGGCAGCGGCAGCGGCAGGCGCAGTCGGCATCCACCTGCGCCTGCCGGAGCGCGACACCTCGACGCAGTCGGCCACCTCGGCCGGAGAAGACCACTGGACGGTGGTCCTGGAACTGGCCGACCGCCTTCGAACCGAGTCCGGACTCCCCCTGATCATCGACGCCGTCGGAGGCTGGGCCCTCGACGCCCCGGGGCATGCGGCCGACAACTGGCCCGCCCGTCTGCACACAGCGCTCGTCGCAGGGCGCGTGGACGCCGTCGCGTCCTGGCCTCTGGCGCTCTCGCCCTGCTGA
- a CDS encoding type I polyketide synthase, whose amino-acid sequence MTVSHEPDEAQRPSNETESTHFVRRTPEPIAVVGMGCRFAGGVDSPEDYWRLLMERRDGIGDVPQERWESYEEAGPQNAAALRKVTRSGGFLDDIAGFDADFFGILPREAELMDPQQRIVLEVAWEALEHAGIRPRSLAGGDAGVFIGVGSDDYGRRMLEDLPRIEAWTGIGAAFCAVANRVSYTLDLRGSSLAVDTACSASLVALHLACQALRSGECPVALAGGVNIMAGPGLTMVLDAAGAVSPDGRSKSFDASADGYGRGEGAGVVVLKRLSDAQRDGDRVLAVIRGSAVNQDGRTNGIMAPSEEAQAHLLRQAYRSCGIDPATVDYVEAHGTGTRAGDPIEVGAMAQVFGPRPADRPCLVGSVKPNIGHLEAGAGVAGLIKAVLALHHGEIPPQADYFTTPNPAIPWDEAGLKVVTEPTPWPATDHPRRAGVSGYGYGGTISHLILEEAPAPAARQQAGGGTSGTLLLPLSAATESGVRAQAGRLAEWLTGPGAGTPLADVASTLSVHRDHVQSRAVVVAADQEQAVERLTALAEQRPGDGVETGAVLPAVGDAVWVFSGHGAQWIGMGRELLDREPVFAAVLDEIGPVFLEEIGFSPRQVLVDGDLVEVDRIQPMIFAMQVALSAVWRSRGLRPSAVIGHSVGELAAAVEAGILSLLDGSRLICRRSALLRRVAGKGAMVMVNLPFDEVVERLTGRADISAAIAASPGSTVAAGGVDTVAAVAVGWEAQGLTVRRVASDVAFHSDHMDPLLDELRRAADDLRLNEPVIPVYSTALADPRSSAPRDGDYWAANLRNPVRFGSAVQAAAEDGHRAFLEVSAHPVVAHSIVETLGEAGIDDVVVAHTLRRNKPELDTLLANAAVLFSHGVPVDWSATVRGTLVDLPVRAWQHRPFWYGSAPAAQLGGGQHDPLSHTLLGRRVTVNGPTPSRLWQTYLDESCRPYPGDHPVQGVEIIPATVLLNTFFTAAADGAAFPGLTEVNLRVPVAVSTPREVQVVLQEGALRIASRIVGAEDADSDGAWLTHTTAVVSPATQVGARRLELGEIRSRCPEALPEEYVIDRLADIGVAAMGFPWQVREMRRGEGELAAVVSAAPDGSAPPSWASVLDAALSIASVTFPGSPILRMPAHMHEVALLGDCPAEVVLHARCVDGLAAADTVDVLIADSDGEVVARFGGLRYGVLDGDPGATASPRRLVSELSWQAGDWSADLGPLAEVVLLGDPEAAQLIGEGFARAGVAWRAAADPEQLGTVGPETAVLVVPDREHGPATAGVSASWLLTRTVQRLARQQPGERPIVRAVTRGVRESLRQEALGDSVLWGLGRVLAGEHPDLFAGVVDLSSRPTDEELAALVGLVREDAGRRSGEEVVSLRGAQREVPRLVAVEREPERAALECRADGTYLITGGLGVLGLEVATWLAGRGARRLVLAGRTALPPRSQWNTVPDPATRQRVDAVQMLEGLGVTVRTVAVDVADRAALAAALDPEALGLPPIRGVVHAAGVLDNRMALDVDEASLATVLQPKAAGALALHELFPVGALDFMVLFSSCGQLLGLPGQASYGSANAFLDALAWHRAALGDRTLSVAWTSWRGLGMSTSSELIDIELAARGTADISAAEAFRSWEFISRYDLPYAAAMRILPPEPGAERPRLLAELAVPDTDTLGQAETEWAALAPEELRGYLVDEVRAQVAGELKFDPDTFDVRRPLMEMGLDSVMTVVIRRRLEKIFRLSLPSTLLWDRPTVAAIGEFLFELLQAAGTEETQGQEPELVEPLVG is encoded by the coding sequence ATGACTGTTTCCCACGAGCCCGACGAGGCGCAGCGCCCGTCGAACGAGACCGAGTCGACGCACTTCGTTCGAAGAACGCCGGAACCCATCGCCGTCGTCGGCATGGGCTGCCGGTTCGCCGGTGGCGTCGACTCGCCCGAGGACTACTGGCGACTCCTGATGGAGCGCCGTGACGGCATCGGGGACGTGCCGCAGGAGCGCTGGGAGTCCTACGAGGAGGCCGGCCCTCAGAACGCCGCGGCTCTGCGCAAGGTGACCCGCAGCGGCGGCTTCCTGGACGACATCGCGGGCTTCGACGCCGACTTCTTCGGCATCCTGCCCCGTGAGGCAGAGCTGATGGATCCCCAGCAGCGCATCGTGCTGGAGGTCGCCTGGGAGGCGCTTGAGCACGCCGGGATACGGCCGCGCTCGCTGGCCGGCGGTGACGCGGGCGTCTTCATCGGCGTCGGTTCCGACGACTACGGGCGTCGGATGCTGGAGGACCTGCCGCGGATCGAGGCGTGGACGGGGATCGGCGCGGCCTTCTGCGCGGTGGCCAACCGCGTCTCCTACACGCTCGACCTGCGCGGATCGAGCCTGGCCGTGGACACCGCCTGCTCCGCGTCGCTGGTCGCACTCCACCTGGCATGCCAGGCCTTGCGCTCCGGCGAGTGCCCGGTGGCGCTGGCGGGCGGTGTGAACATCATGGCCGGCCCCGGGCTGACCATGGTCCTGGACGCGGCCGGCGCGGTCTCACCGGACGGGCGCAGCAAGTCCTTCGACGCCTCTGCCGACGGCTACGGCCGTGGTGAGGGCGCCGGCGTCGTCGTACTCAAGCGCCTTTCCGACGCGCAGCGCGACGGCGACCGGGTCCTCGCGGTCATCCGCGGCAGCGCGGTCAACCAGGACGGCCGCACCAACGGCATCATGGCGCCCAGCGAGGAGGCCCAGGCGCACCTGCTGCGCCAGGCCTACCGGTCCTGCGGCATCGACCCCGCCACCGTCGACTACGTCGAGGCGCACGGAACCGGCACCCGGGCCGGTGACCCGATCGAGGTCGGGGCCATGGCCCAGGTCTTCGGCCCGCGTCCGGCCGACCGGCCCTGCCTGGTGGGCTCCGTCAAACCCAACATCGGGCATCTGGAGGCCGGCGCGGGCGTGGCCGGGCTGATCAAGGCCGTGCTCGCGCTGCACCACGGCGAGATCCCGCCGCAGGCCGACTACTTCACCACCCCCAACCCGGCCATCCCGTGGGACGAGGCGGGGCTGAAGGTGGTCACCGAACCCACCCCCTGGCCGGCCACCGACCACCCGCGCCGAGCCGGTGTCTCCGGCTACGGTTACGGCGGCACGATCAGCCACCTCATCCTTGAGGAGGCCCCCGCCCCGGCAGCCCGTCAGCAGGCCGGCGGCGGTACCTCGGGCACGCTGCTCCTCCCGCTGTCCGCGGCCACCGAGTCGGGCGTGCGCGCCCAGGCCGGACGCCTGGCCGAGTGGCTGACCGGACCCGGCGCAGGCACGCCCTTGGCGGACGTCGCGTCCACGCTGTCGGTGCACCGCGACCACGTCCAGTCCCGGGCCGTCGTCGTGGCGGCCGACCAGGAGCAGGCCGTGGAGCGGCTCACCGCCCTGGCCGAGCAGCGCCCCGGGGACGGGGTCGAGACGGGTGCCGTCCTTCCCGCGGTCGGCGACGCGGTCTGGGTCTTCTCCGGCCATGGCGCCCAGTGGATCGGTATGGGCCGCGAACTCCTGGATCGTGAGCCGGTGTTCGCCGCCGTGCTCGACGAGATCGGGCCGGTCTTCCTGGAGGAGATCGGTTTCTCACCCCGCCAGGTGCTGGTCGACGGCGATCTCGTCGAGGTGGACCGGATCCAGCCGATGATCTTCGCGATGCAGGTGGCGCTCTCCGCCGTGTGGCGTTCGCGCGGCCTGCGGCCCTCCGCCGTGATCGGCCACTCGGTCGGCGAGCTCGCCGCCGCGGTCGAGGCCGGCATCCTGAGCCTGCTCGACGGCTCCCGGCTGATCTGCCGGCGCTCCGCACTGCTGCGCCGGGTCGCGGGCAAAGGCGCGATGGTCATGGTGAACCTGCCCTTCGACGAGGTCGTTGAGCGCCTGACCGGCCGGGCGGACATCAGCGCCGCCATCGCCGCCTCCCCGGGCTCCACCGTGGCCGCCGGGGGCGTGGACACCGTGGCAGCGGTCGCCGTCGGCTGGGAGGCGCAGGGCCTGACCGTCCGCAGGGTCGCCTCCGATGTCGCCTTCCACAGCGACCACATGGACCCGCTCCTCGACGAACTGCGACGCGCGGCCGACGACCTGCGGCTGAACGAGCCCGTGATCCCCGTCTACAGCACCGCCCTCGCCGACCCGCGCAGCAGCGCCCCGCGCGACGGCGACTACTGGGCCGCCAACCTGCGCAACCCGGTCCGCTTCGGCAGCGCCGTCCAGGCGGCCGCCGAAGACGGCCACCGCGCCTTCCTGGAGGTCTCCGCTCACCCCGTGGTCGCGCACTCGATCGTGGAGACCCTGGGTGAGGCCGGCATCGACGACGTCGTCGTCGCGCACACGCTGCGCCGGAACAAGCCGGAGCTCGACACCCTGCTGGCCAACGCCGCCGTCCTGTTCAGCCACGGCGTCCCGGTCGACTGGTCCGCGACCGTCCGCGGCACGCTGGTCGACCTGCCGGTCCGTGCCTGGCAGCACCGGCCGTTCTGGTACGGCTCCGCGCCGGCGGCCCAGCTCGGCGGCGGACAGCACGACCCGCTGAGCCACACCCTGCTCGGCCGCAGGGTCACCGTCAACGGTCCCACCCCGTCGCGGCTCTGGCAGACCTACCTGGACGAAAGCTGCCGTCCCTACCCCGGCGACCACCCGGTCCAGGGCGTCGAGATCATCCCGGCGACGGTCCTGCTGAACACGTTCTTCACCGCCGCCGCGGACGGAGCCGCCTTCCCCGGTCTCACCGAGGTCAACCTGCGTGTGCCGGTGGCCGTCAGCACCCCGCGTGAGGTGCAGGTGGTGCTCCAGGAGGGCGCGCTGCGCATCGCCTCGCGCATCGTCGGCGCCGAGGATGCCGACTCTGACGGCGCCTGGCTCACCCACACGACCGCGGTGGTCTCCCCGGCCACCCAGGTGGGAGCGCGCCGGCTGGAGCTGGGCGAGATCCGCTCGCGCTGCCCGGAGGCGCTGCCGGAGGAGTACGTGATCGACCGACTCGCCGACATCGGCGTGGCCGCCATGGGCTTCCCCTGGCAGGTGCGCGAAATGCGGCGGGGCGAGGGTGAGTTGGCCGCCGTCGTCAGTGCCGCACCGGACGGCTCCGCGCCGCCTTCCTGGGCCAGCGTCCTCGACGCCGCCCTCTCCATCGCCTCGGTGACCTTCCCGGGCAGCCCGATCCTGCGGATGCCGGCCCACATGCACGAGGTCGCTCTGCTCGGGGACTGCCCGGCGGAGGTCGTCCTGCACGCGCGCTGCGTCGACGGTCTGGCGGCGGCGGACACCGTGGACGTGCTGATCGCCGATTCCGATGGCGAGGTCGTCGCCCGCTTCGGCGGGCTGCGATACGGCGTCCTCGACGGCGACCCGGGCGCGACCGCGAGCCCGCGCCGCCTGGTGAGCGAGCTGTCCTGGCAGGCGGGGGACTGGTCCGCAGACCTTGGGCCGCTGGCCGAAGTGGTGCTGCTGGGCGACCCGGAGGCCGCACAGCTGATCGGCGAGGGCTTCGCGCGGGCAGGCGTCGCGTGGCGGGCGGCCGCCGACCCCGAGCAGCTCGGGACGGTCGGCCCCGAGACCGCGGTCCTCGTCGTTCCCGACCGCGAGCACGGGCCCGCCACGGCCGGGGTCTCCGCCTCCTGGTTGCTGACCCGTACGGTTCAGCGGCTGGCCCGGCAGCAGCCCGGCGAACGTCCGATCGTGCGTGCGGTGACGCGCGGTGTCCGGGAGAGCCTGCGGCAGGAAGCGCTGGGCGACTCTGTGCTGTGGGGTCTCGGCCGGGTGCTGGCCGGTGAGCACCCGGATCTGTTCGCGGGGGTGGTCGACCTCTCCTCCCGTCCGACCGACGAAGAGCTGGCGGCCCTGGTCGGACTGGTCCGCGAGGACGCCGGACGACGATCCGGTGAGGAGGTCGTCTCCCTGCGCGGGGCCCAGCGCGAGGTGCCGAGGCTGGTCGCGGTCGAGCGTGAACCGGAGCGAGCCGCCCTGGAGTGCCGTGCCGACGGCACCTACCTGATCACCGGTGGTCTCGGTGTGCTGGGTCTGGAGGTGGCCACCTGGCTGGCGGGCCGAGGCGCCCGACGCCTCGTGCTGGCGGGCCGGACGGCTCTGCCGCCGCGCTCGCAGTGGAACACGGTCCCGGATCCCGCGACACGTCAGCGGGTCGACGCGGTGCAGATGCTGGAGGGCCTGGGCGTCACGGTGCGTACCGTCGCCGTCGACGTCGCCGACCGCGCGGCCCTCGCGGCGGCGCTCGACCCGGAGGCGCTGGGGCTTCCCCCGATCCGCGGCGTCGTGCACGCGGCCGGTGTGCTCGACAACCGGATGGCGCTCGACGTCGACGAGGCGTCGTTGGCCACCGTGCTGCAACCCAAGGCCGCGGGCGCCCTGGCCCTGCACGAGCTCTTCCCCGTCGGCGCCCTCGACTTCATGGTCCTCTTCTCTTCCTGCGGCCAGCTTCTCGGCCTGCCCGGCCAGGCCAGCTACGGCTCGGCCAACGCCTTCCTGGACGCACTGGCCTGGCACCGCGCGGCCCTCGGCGACCGCACGCTGAGCGTTGCCTGGACCTCCTGGCGCGGGTTGGGGATGTCGACCTCCTCCGAGCTGATCGACATCGAGCTGGCCGCCCGCGGCACCGCGGACATCTCGGCCGCCGAGGCCTTCCGGAGCTGGGAGTTCATCTCCCGGTACGACCTGCCCTACGCGGCGGCCATGCGGATCCTCCCGCCGGAGCCCGGAGCGGAGCGGCCTCGGCTCCTGGCCGAGCTGGCCGTCCCCGACACCGACACGCTCGGTCAGGCGGAGACCGAGTGGGCGGCGCTGGCTCCCGAGGAGCTGCGCGGCTACCTGGTGGACGAGGTCCGCGCTCAGGTGGCCGGGGAGCTGAAGTTCGATCCGGACACCTTCGACGTCCGCCGCCCGCTCATGG